One Bombus pyrosoma isolate SC7728 linkage group LG7, ASM1482585v1, whole genome shotgun sequence genomic window carries:
- the LOC122569350 gene encoding zinc carboxypeptidase-like translates to MQSNSTTRAILLHLLFLLGSVYATDNEKKRYDGYRLYKVFVSDTTGLELLRNMYDDDGYHLWHPPRINNTAEVMIAPAKIQEFMEKVNTSKLEPELMMDDVQRYIDDENPRGNVRGGFDWLGYHRLDSIYSWLDSLVTQYPKIVKPITGGSSYEGRSIRGVKISYKEGNPGIFIEGGIHAREWISPAVVTYILNELILSDDSRVRYMAESYDWYIFPVFNPDGYEYTHTMNRLWRKTRRPSGRGCYGADPNRNWNFHWAEGGTSRNPCSDIYPGEKAFSEIETRSMSRYIDSIHDKIFSYVAFHSYSQLLLIPYGHTRKRISNYNDLFQIGNYSINALLKRHGTRYKVGNIVDIIYVASGGSMDWVRGTYNIPVTYTYELRDTGRYGFILPASQIIPTAEETLDSLVVMFQQAAKLGYGTSANNST, encoded by the exons ATGCAGTCAAATTCCACGACGCGAGCTATTCTTCTgcatcttctttttcttcttggaAGTGTTTATGCCACTGACAATGAGAAGAAACGATACGATGGTTATAGACTGTACAAAGTTTTTGTATCAGATACTACGGGTTTAGAGCTATTAAGGAACATGTATGACGATGATGGCTACCATTTATGGCATCCACCGAGGATCAACAACACCGCAGAAGTGATGATCGCTCCGGCAAAGATCCAAGAATTCATGGAAAAAGTGAACACGTCGAAGCTTGAACCAGAATTGATGATGGACGACGTGCAAAGGTATATCGACGATGAGAATCCTCGTGGCAATGTAAGAGGTGGTTTCGACTGGCTCGGTTATCACCGATTGGATTCT ATTTATAGCTGGCTAGATTCCCTCGTAACGCAGTATCCTAAGATAGTGAAACCAATAACCGGCGGAAGTAGCTACGAAGGCAGGAGTATCAGAGGCGTAAAGATTTCCTATAAGGAAGGAAATCCTGGTATATTTATCGAAGGCGGAATACACGCCAGAGAATGGATATCACCCGCTGTTGTCACCTACATCCTGAACGAATTGATCCTTAGCGATGACTCTCGTGTCAGATATATGGCGGAGTCGTACGATTGGTATATTTTCCCTGTATTCAATCCTGATGGCTACGAGTACACTCATACTATG AATCGTCTATGGCGGAAGACCAGAAGACCTTCTGGAAGGGGTTGTTACGGAGCTGATCCAAACAGAAACTGGAATTTCCATTGGGCAG AGGGTGGTACCAGCCGAAATCCATGCAGCGATATATACCCTGGTGAAAAAGCATTCTCTGAAATAGAAACGAGATCCATGTCACGATATATCGACAGTATCCACGACAAAATATTCTCCTACGTAGCGTTCCACAGTTACAGTCAATTGTTGCTCATTCCTTACGGACATACTAGGAAGAGGATCAGCAACTACAACGATCTCTTCCAAATAGGAAATTATTCCATAAATGCTTTGTTGAAGAGACATGGAACGCGATACAAAGTTGGCAATATCGTCGACATTATAT ACGTTGCATCGGGAGGTTCGATGGATTGGGTGCGGGGCACCTATAACATTCCCGTTACATACACTTACGAACTTCGAGACACAGGAAGATACGGCTTTATTCTGCCAGCAAGTCAAATTATACCGACTGCAGAGGAAACCTTAGATTCTTTGGTCGTTATGTTCCAACAGGCTGCAAAACTTGGCTATGGCACATCCGCGAATAATAGCACGTAG
- the LOC122569351 gene encoding zinc carboxypeptidase-like — translation MWKLIFVALVALATAEKVRYDNYKVFRVVPQTEEQVEVIRNLEEVSDAFSFWKEPNAVQRPADVMVAPHRIPDFHETMKMFNIPYDLYVSDVQNLIDSEMPPAQPLATFDLNRYHTLDEIYAHLDDLAKANPGKVQVIVGGKTYEGRQIKGVKVSFGKAKHGVVLEAGIHAREWIGPATILYMLNELLTNKNADVRTLAESHDWYIFPVANPDGYVYTHTTNRLWRKTRKPYGILCYGSDPNRNWGYKWMSGGASNQPCSETYAGSSAFSDVETKSLSQYLTSISSKFSAYIAFHSYSQLLMFPYGHTKQHLENYDDSLQIGKKTIQALAKRYGTKYETGNIAETIYVASGSSMDWVKGTFHKPVTFTYELRDTGRHGFVLPADQIAPTALETLDSLVAMFKEAKARGYE, via the exons ATGTGGAAGTTAATTTTCGTCGCTTTGGTCGCTTTGGCGACAGCTGAGAAAGTAAGGTACGACAACTACAAGGTGTTCCGTGTCGTACCCCAGACGGAAGAACAGGTGGAAGTCATACGCAACTTGGAAGAAGTTTCTGATGCG TTCTCTTTCTGGAAAGAGCCAAACGCCGTCCAGCGCCCCGCGGACGTGATGGTTGCCCCACACAGAATCCCCGACTTCCACGAGACCATGAAAATGTTCAACATCCCCTACGACCTCTACGTCAGCGACGTTCAAAATTTGATCGACAGTGAAATGCCACCAGCTCAACCTTTGGCTACGTTCGACTTGAACCGCTATCATACGCTCGATGAAATCTACGCTCATTTGGACGATCTGGCCAAAGCAAACCCCGGCAAGGTGCAAGTGATCGTCGGTGGAAAAACGTACGAGGGTCGTCAAATCAAAGGAGTGAAAGTGTCCTTCGGTAAGGCCAAACACGGAGTCGTGTTGGAGGCTGGAATCCACGCTAGAGAATGGATCGGACCGGCTACCATTCTGTACATGCTCAACGAGCTTCTAACCAACAAGAATGCCGATGTCAGGACACTCGCTGAATCTCACGACTGGTACATCTTCCCTGTCGCCAACCCCGACGGATACGTATACACTCACACGACC AACCGTTTGTGGAGAAAGACTCGCAAACCATACGGTATCTTGTGCTACGGAAGTGATCCTAACAGGAACTGGGGATACAAATGGATGT CTGGTGGTGCCAGCAATCAACCATGCTCCGAAACTTACGCTGGAAGCTCTGCATTCTCCGATGTTGAAACGAAAAGTCTATCGCAATATTTAACGTCGATCTCTAGCAAATTCTCTGCCTACATTGCTTTCCACAGCTACTCTCAGCTTCTAATGTTCCCCTATGGCCACACCAAACAGCATTTGGAAAATTACGATGACTCT CTGCAAATCGGTAAGAAAACGATCCAAGCTCTTGCTAAGCGCTACGGAACCAAATACGAGACCGGAAACATCGCCGAAACCATTT ATGTCGCGAGCGGAAGTTCAATGGATTGGGTGAAGGGAACATTCCACAAACCAGTCACCTTCACCTACGAATTACGTGACACTGGTCGCCATGGTTTCGTGCTTCCAGCTGATCAAATCGCCCCTACCGCGTTGGAAACCTTGGACTCTTTAGTCGCCATGTTCAAGGAAGCTAAAGCTCGAGGATACGAATAA
- the LOC122569347 gene encoding 4-coumarate--CoA ligase 1-like isoform X2 encodes MVVNEPANNNTEPPFRVEDKVMKGKVISLNNQYTSVGELLFDSLKNNPDIIGQVDAISGVEDTFADILDRTIKCALWLQRHGVGKGDIVVISSHNHLDTIIPYAAALYLGAVVNAWDYAMNVQLARYFLALSQPKVIFANEKSVAVILEAAKIELYHLKMVCFGYYPGTTPFSETLKGHSESAVKNFRCREINDPSHAGLILFSSGTTGMPKGVQLSHKALINAVDPMVGFSLCEHVPMWFSSLYWISGSLLSLKSIISCTKRIIGPEFDEKTTCEIIEKFKITWLMLSTSMANRLARYTHLHDYDLSSLQTLFTGGATMKQESQDLLKNHFSTTSIVQAYGMTELGGLCAAQLSDTVSGSCGVVSANCEIKVIDIETGEALGPNEHGELCAKTMSIMTEYLKNPEATKNTIDEDGWVHTGDLAYYNEKGEIFIMDRLKELMKYRGHQITPTEIENVLQSHPAVLEAAVVGIPHPIDDEHPIAFVSKIPDKEVSAEELIKMVASNLMDNYKLRGGVRFLPSLPHTHSGKISKKELKAIARTIVIH; translated from the exons ATGGTCGTCAATGAACCAGCAAACAATAAC ACCGAGCCACCATTTAGAGTCGAAGACAAAGTAATGAAGGGGAAAGTGATATCGCTCAACAATCAATATACCAGTGTTGGCGAATTGTTGTTTGACAGTTTGAAGAATAATCCGGATATTATTGGCCAG GTGGACGCGATCTCAGGAGTCGAAGATACTTTTGCGGATATTTTGGATCGTACGATAAAATGTGCATTGTGGCTGCAAAGGCACGGGGTGGGAAAAGGTGACATCGTCGTAATTTCTTCGCATAATCATCTGGATACCATAATTCCTTATGCTGCTGCGCTCTATCTCGGTGCTGTTGTCAATGCATGGGACTATGCGATGAACGTTC AACTTGCACGTTACTTTCTTGCGTTATCGCAACCGAAAGTGATCTTCGCGAATGAGAAATCGGTGGCGGTCATATTGGAGGCTGCGAAGATCGAGCTGTATCATCTGAAAATGGTCTGTTTCGGCTACTATCCTGGTACGACGCCGTTTTCCGAGACGCTGAAAGGGCATAGCGAGTCGGCAGTGAAGAATTTTCGATGCAGAGAGATCAACGATCCCAGTCACGCGGGTTTGATTCTTTTCTCGTCTGGAACAACGGGCATGCCGAAGGGCGTGCAGCTTTCGCACAAGGCACTTATAAATGCAGTGGACCCGATGGTTGGTTTCTCGCTCTGCGAACACGTCCCAATGTGGTTCAGTTCTTTGTACTGGATCAGTGGATCGTTACTCAGCCTTAAAAGCATCATTTCTTGCACCAAGAGGATCATCGGACCGGAGTTCGACGAGAAAACTACTTGCGAAATTATCGAAAAGTTTAAG ATCACGTGGTTAATGCTGAGCACCAGTATGGCAAATCGGTTAGCGCGATACACTCATCTGCACGATTATGATCTTAGTAGTTTGCAAACCCTTTTCACCGGTGGTGCTACGATGAAACAAGAATCTCAAGATTTATTGAAGAATCACTTCTCGACTACGTCCATTGTACAGGCGTATG gtATGACAGAGCTTGGAGGCCTGTGTGCAGCACAATTATCGGACACCGTAAGTGGGTCTTGTGGCGTGGTAAGCGCAAATTGCGAGATAAAAGTCATAGATATTGAAACAGGAGAGGCACTTGGTCCAAATGAACATGGCGAACTCTGCGCGAAAACGATGTCGATCATgacagaatatttaaaaaatcccgAAGCTACCAAAAATACCATCGACGAGGATG GATGGGTACACACGGGTGATTTAGCTTATTATAACGAGAAGGGAGAAATTTTCATCATGGACAGATTGAAGGAACTTATGAAATACAGGGGACACCAAATAACTCCGACCGAAATCGAAAATGTTTTGCAATCTCATCCTGCAGTGTTAGAAGCGGCGGTGGTTGGTATACCTCATCCTATAGACGACGAACATCCTATTGCTTTCGTCAGCAAAATACCTGATAAGGAG GTTTCTGCGGAAGAATTGATAAAGATGGTAGCTAGTAACCTGATGGATAATTATAAACTGCGTGGTGGCGTACGATTTCTACCAAGTCTTCCACATACACACTCAGGAAAGATCTCGAAGAAAGAATTGAAAGCTATAGCAAGAACAATtgtaattcattaa
- the LOC122569347 gene encoding luciferin 4-monooxygenase-like isoform X1, with amino-acid sequence MVVNEPANNNVRRLTEPPFRVEDKVMKGKVISLNNQYTSVGELLFDSLKNNPDIIGQVDAISGVEDTFADILDRTIKCALWLQRHGVGKGDIVVISSHNHLDTIIPYAAALYLGAVVNAWDYAMNVQLARYFLALSQPKVIFANEKSVAVILEAAKIELYHLKMVCFGYYPGTTPFSETLKGHSESAVKNFRCREINDPSHAGLILFSSGTTGMPKGVQLSHKALINAVDPMVGFSLCEHVPMWFSSLYWISGSLLSLKSIISCTKRIIGPEFDEKTTCEIIEKFKITWLMLSTSMANRLARYTHLHDYDLSSLQTLFTGGATMKQESQDLLKNHFSTTSIVQAYGMTELGGLCAAQLSDTVSGSCGVVSANCEIKVIDIETGEALGPNEHGELCAKTMSIMTEYLKNPEATKNTIDEDGWVHTGDLAYYNEKGEIFIMDRLKELMKYRGHQITPTEIENVLQSHPAVLEAAVVGIPHPIDDEHPIAFVSKIPDKEVSAEELIKMVASNLMDNYKLRGGVRFLPSLPHTHSGKISKKELKAIARTIVIH; translated from the exons ATGGTCGTCAATGAACCAGCAAACAATAACGTAAGACGTTTG ACCGAGCCACCATTTAGAGTCGAAGACAAAGTAATGAAGGGGAAAGTGATATCGCTCAACAATCAATATACCAGTGTTGGCGAATTGTTGTTTGACAGTTTGAAGAATAATCCGGATATTATTGGCCAG GTGGACGCGATCTCAGGAGTCGAAGATACTTTTGCGGATATTTTGGATCGTACGATAAAATGTGCATTGTGGCTGCAAAGGCACGGGGTGGGAAAAGGTGACATCGTCGTAATTTCTTCGCATAATCATCTGGATACCATAATTCCTTATGCTGCTGCGCTCTATCTCGGTGCTGTTGTCAATGCATGGGACTATGCGATGAACGTTC AACTTGCACGTTACTTTCTTGCGTTATCGCAACCGAAAGTGATCTTCGCGAATGAGAAATCGGTGGCGGTCATATTGGAGGCTGCGAAGATCGAGCTGTATCATCTGAAAATGGTCTGTTTCGGCTACTATCCTGGTACGACGCCGTTTTCCGAGACGCTGAAAGGGCATAGCGAGTCGGCAGTGAAGAATTTTCGATGCAGAGAGATCAACGATCCCAGTCACGCGGGTTTGATTCTTTTCTCGTCTGGAACAACGGGCATGCCGAAGGGCGTGCAGCTTTCGCACAAGGCACTTATAAATGCAGTGGACCCGATGGTTGGTTTCTCGCTCTGCGAACACGTCCCAATGTGGTTCAGTTCTTTGTACTGGATCAGTGGATCGTTACTCAGCCTTAAAAGCATCATTTCTTGCACCAAGAGGATCATCGGACCGGAGTTCGACGAGAAAACTACTTGCGAAATTATCGAAAAGTTTAAG ATCACGTGGTTAATGCTGAGCACCAGTATGGCAAATCGGTTAGCGCGATACACTCATCTGCACGATTATGATCTTAGTAGTTTGCAAACCCTTTTCACCGGTGGTGCTACGATGAAACAAGAATCTCAAGATTTATTGAAGAATCACTTCTCGACTACGTCCATTGTACAGGCGTATG gtATGACAGAGCTTGGAGGCCTGTGTGCAGCACAATTATCGGACACCGTAAGTGGGTCTTGTGGCGTGGTAAGCGCAAATTGCGAGATAAAAGTCATAGATATTGAAACAGGAGAGGCACTTGGTCCAAATGAACATGGCGAACTCTGCGCGAAAACGATGTCGATCATgacagaatatttaaaaaatcccgAAGCTACCAAAAATACCATCGACGAGGATG GATGGGTACACACGGGTGATTTAGCTTATTATAACGAGAAGGGAGAAATTTTCATCATGGACAGATTGAAGGAACTTATGAAATACAGGGGACACCAAATAACTCCGACCGAAATCGAAAATGTTTTGCAATCTCATCCTGCAGTGTTAGAAGCGGCGGTGGTTGGTATACCTCATCCTATAGACGACGAACATCCTATTGCTTTCGTCAGCAAAATACCTGATAAGGAG GTTTCTGCGGAAGAATTGATAAAGATGGTAGCTAGTAACCTGATGGATAATTATAAACTGCGTGGTGGCGTACGATTTCTACCAAGTCTTCCACATACACACTCAGGAAAGATCTCGAAGAAAGAATTGAAAGCTATAGCAAGAACAATtgtaattcattaa
- the LOC122569347 gene encoding 4-coumarate--CoA ligase 1-like isoform X3, giving the protein MLCTFYKVDAISGVEDTFADILDRTIKCALWLQRHGVGKGDIVVISSHNHLDTIIPYAAALYLGAVVNAWDYAMNVQLARYFLALSQPKVIFANEKSVAVILEAAKIELYHLKMVCFGYYPGTTPFSETLKGHSESAVKNFRCREINDPSHAGLILFSSGTTGMPKGVQLSHKALINAVDPMVGFSLCEHVPMWFSSLYWISGSLLSLKSIISCTKRIIGPEFDEKTTCEIIEKFKITWLMLSTSMANRLARYTHLHDYDLSSLQTLFTGGATMKQESQDLLKNHFSTTSIVQAYGMTELGGLCAAQLSDTVSGSCGVVSANCEIKVIDIETGEALGPNEHGELCAKTMSIMTEYLKNPEATKNTIDEDGWVHTGDLAYYNEKGEIFIMDRLKELMKYRGHQITPTEIENVLQSHPAVLEAAVVGIPHPIDDEHPIAFVSKIPDKEVSAEELIKMVASNLMDNYKLRGGVRFLPSLPHTHSGKISKKELKAIARTIVIH; this is encoded by the exons ATGCTTTGCACGTTTTATAAG GTGGACGCGATCTCAGGAGTCGAAGATACTTTTGCGGATATTTTGGATCGTACGATAAAATGTGCATTGTGGCTGCAAAGGCACGGGGTGGGAAAAGGTGACATCGTCGTAATTTCTTCGCATAATCATCTGGATACCATAATTCCTTATGCTGCTGCGCTCTATCTCGGTGCTGTTGTCAATGCATGGGACTATGCGATGAACGTTC AACTTGCACGTTACTTTCTTGCGTTATCGCAACCGAAAGTGATCTTCGCGAATGAGAAATCGGTGGCGGTCATATTGGAGGCTGCGAAGATCGAGCTGTATCATCTGAAAATGGTCTGTTTCGGCTACTATCCTGGTACGACGCCGTTTTCCGAGACGCTGAAAGGGCATAGCGAGTCGGCAGTGAAGAATTTTCGATGCAGAGAGATCAACGATCCCAGTCACGCGGGTTTGATTCTTTTCTCGTCTGGAACAACGGGCATGCCGAAGGGCGTGCAGCTTTCGCACAAGGCACTTATAAATGCAGTGGACCCGATGGTTGGTTTCTCGCTCTGCGAACACGTCCCAATGTGGTTCAGTTCTTTGTACTGGATCAGTGGATCGTTACTCAGCCTTAAAAGCATCATTTCTTGCACCAAGAGGATCATCGGACCGGAGTTCGACGAGAAAACTACTTGCGAAATTATCGAAAAGTTTAAG ATCACGTGGTTAATGCTGAGCACCAGTATGGCAAATCGGTTAGCGCGATACACTCATCTGCACGATTATGATCTTAGTAGTTTGCAAACCCTTTTCACCGGTGGTGCTACGATGAAACAAGAATCTCAAGATTTATTGAAGAATCACTTCTCGACTACGTCCATTGTACAGGCGTATG gtATGACAGAGCTTGGAGGCCTGTGTGCAGCACAATTATCGGACACCGTAAGTGGGTCTTGTGGCGTGGTAAGCGCAAATTGCGAGATAAAAGTCATAGATATTGAAACAGGAGAGGCACTTGGTCCAAATGAACATGGCGAACTCTGCGCGAAAACGATGTCGATCATgacagaatatttaaaaaatcccgAAGCTACCAAAAATACCATCGACGAGGATG GATGGGTACACACGGGTGATTTAGCTTATTATAACGAGAAGGGAGAAATTTTCATCATGGACAGATTGAAGGAACTTATGAAATACAGGGGACACCAAATAACTCCGACCGAAATCGAAAATGTTTTGCAATCTCATCCTGCAGTGTTAGAAGCGGCGGTGGTTGGTATACCTCATCCTATAGACGACGAACATCCTATTGCTTTCGTCAGCAAAATACCTGATAAGGAG GTTTCTGCGGAAGAATTGATAAAGATGGTAGCTAGTAACCTGATGGATAATTATAAACTGCGTGGTGGCGTACGATTTCTACCAAGTCTTCCACATACACACTCAGGAAAGATCTCGAAGAAAGAATTGAAAGCTATAGCAAGAACAATtgtaattcattaa
- the LOC122569347 gene encoding 4-coumarate--CoA ligase 1-like isoform X4: MTCRMILIKLEQHNNQIELARYFLALSQPKVIFANEKSVAVILEAAKIELYHLKMVCFGYYPGTTPFSETLKGHSESAVKNFRCREINDPSHAGLILFSSGTTGMPKGVQLSHKALINAVDPMVGFSLCEHVPMWFSSLYWISGSLLSLKSIISCTKRIIGPEFDEKTTCEIIEKFKITWLMLSTSMANRLARYTHLHDYDLSSLQTLFTGGATMKQESQDLLKNHFSTTSIVQAYGMTELGGLCAAQLSDTVSGSCGVVSANCEIKVIDIETGEALGPNEHGELCAKTMSIMTEYLKNPEATKNTIDEDGWVHTGDLAYYNEKGEIFIMDRLKELMKYRGHQITPTEIENVLQSHPAVLEAAVVGIPHPIDDEHPIAFVSKIPDKEVSAEELIKMVASNLMDNYKLRGGVRFLPSLPHTHSGKISKKELKAIARTIVIH; the protein is encoded by the exons ATGACGTGCagaatgatattaattaagttgGAACAACATAACAATCAAATAG AACTTGCACGTTACTTTCTTGCGTTATCGCAACCGAAAGTGATCTTCGCGAATGAGAAATCGGTGGCGGTCATATTGGAGGCTGCGAAGATCGAGCTGTATCATCTGAAAATGGTCTGTTTCGGCTACTATCCTGGTACGACGCCGTTTTCCGAGACGCTGAAAGGGCATAGCGAGTCGGCAGTGAAGAATTTTCGATGCAGAGAGATCAACGATCCCAGTCACGCGGGTTTGATTCTTTTCTCGTCTGGAACAACGGGCATGCCGAAGGGCGTGCAGCTTTCGCACAAGGCACTTATAAATGCAGTGGACCCGATGGTTGGTTTCTCGCTCTGCGAACACGTCCCAATGTGGTTCAGTTCTTTGTACTGGATCAGTGGATCGTTACTCAGCCTTAAAAGCATCATTTCTTGCACCAAGAGGATCATCGGACCGGAGTTCGACGAGAAAACTACTTGCGAAATTATCGAAAAGTTTAAG ATCACGTGGTTAATGCTGAGCACCAGTATGGCAAATCGGTTAGCGCGATACACTCATCTGCACGATTATGATCTTAGTAGTTTGCAAACCCTTTTCACCGGTGGTGCTACGATGAAACAAGAATCTCAAGATTTATTGAAGAATCACTTCTCGACTACGTCCATTGTACAGGCGTATG gtATGACAGAGCTTGGAGGCCTGTGTGCAGCACAATTATCGGACACCGTAAGTGGGTCTTGTGGCGTGGTAAGCGCAAATTGCGAGATAAAAGTCATAGATATTGAAACAGGAGAGGCACTTGGTCCAAATGAACATGGCGAACTCTGCGCGAAAACGATGTCGATCATgacagaatatttaaaaaatcccgAAGCTACCAAAAATACCATCGACGAGGATG GATGGGTACACACGGGTGATTTAGCTTATTATAACGAGAAGGGAGAAATTTTCATCATGGACAGATTGAAGGAACTTATGAAATACAGGGGACACCAAATAACTCCGACCGAAATCGAAAATGTTTTGCAATCTCATCCTGCAGTGTTAGAAGCGGCGGTGGTTGGTATACCTCATCCTATAGACGACGAACATCCTATTGCTTTCGTCAGCAAAATACCTGATAAGGAG GTTTCTGCGGAAGAATTGATAAAGATGGTAGCTAGTAACCTGATGGATAATTATAAACTGCGTGGTGGCGTACGATTTCTACCAAGTCTTCCACATACACACTCAGGAAAGATCTCGAAGAAAGAATTGAAAGCTATAGCAAGAACAATtgtaattcattaa